One part of the Vicia villosa cultivar HV-30 ecotype Madison, WI linkage group LG6, Vvil1.0, whole genome shotgun sequence genome encodes these proteins:
- the LOC131612574 gene encoding V-type proton ATPase subunit G1-like: MASNSRQGGIQQLLAAEHEAQAIVNAAKNEKYARLKQAKEEAEREIAEQRTLLENQFQQKLSASSGDSGANVKRLEQETDTKIHELKTEAARISGDVVSMLLKYVTTVKN, translated from the exons ATGGCATCCAACAGTCGTCAAGGAGGAATTCAACAGTTGTTGGCTGCTGAACATGAGGCACAGGCAATTGTGAATGCTGCGAAAAACG AAAAATATGCTAGGTTGAAACAAGCCAAAGAAGAGGCTGAAAGGGAGATTGCTGAACAGCGAACTCTTTTGGAAAACCAGTTTCAACAGAAATTATCAGCG AGCAGCGGAGATTCTGGTGCTAATGTCAAGAGACTTGAGCAAGAGACTGATACAAAAATCCATGAGCTGAAGACTGAGGCTGCTAGAATTTCAGGAGATGTTGTTTCCATGCTTCTCAAGTATGTTACAACTGTGAAGAACTAG